Proteins encoded together in one Macadamia integrifolia cultivar HAES 741 chromosome 8, SCU_Mint_v3, whole genome shotgun sequence window:
- the LOC122085991 gene encoding lysM domain receptor-like kinase 3, translating to MCKILRRRDVKEPIATPRSPRTPRLSKCSSYQSKSQSQALDSRTPSMSSSTSSAQHYISGSRSNNSSAIYTTGSINRGSFGASISSKTSLSSIRESLPDNPNIYDYSEICAATNNFLAKRYFSSSAAWRCSLHDKDAIVFQRRLRRSIEASRLRERLSLICRSHHASLIKLLGASISGNHVYLVYEYVNGVSLADCLRNPKNPNFTVLSNWMSRMQVAIDIAKGLDYIHNSFELNQNFVHNHIKSTSVIVTDQPSIHARFCHFGTAELCGEIPEYTEMPKSSSSFLSRLKRAGSQSMRFEGTRGYMSPEFRATGIGTQKSDVFAFGVVLLELLSGEEPLRYRLDGEKKDYRRVSLIETAREAMEEEEGKGEEEGEGGGRGSGWLRTWVDRRLKDSFPVEVVENMTRVALDCVDVDPERRPSMRDVGGKISKLYLKSERWSKSMGGLPTDITVSLAPR from the coding sequence ATGTGTAAAATTTTAAGGAGAAGAGATGTGAAAGAGCCCATAGCTACCCCTCGCAGCCCTCGAACCCCACGACTTTCGAAATGCTCCTCCTACCAGTCCAAGTCCCAGTCCCAGGCCCTGGATTCTCGGACTCCTTCCATGTCGTCTTCAACTTCGAGCGCCCAGCACTACATCAGCGGAAGCAGGAGCAACAATTCAAGCGCTATTTACACCACCGGTTCCATCAACAGAGGCTCCTTCGGAGCTTCGATTTCCAGCAAAACATCCCTTTCCAGCATCCGTGAATCCTTGCCTGATAACCCCAACATCTATGATTACTCCGAAATCTGCGCCGCAACCAACAACTTTCTGGCCAAACGCTACTTCTCTTCGTCGGCCGCCTGGCGTTGCTCCCTCCACGACAAGGACGCCATCGTCTTCCAGCGCAGGTTGCGACGCTCCATAGAAGCTTCCAGGCTCCGCGAACGGCTATCCTTGATCTGCAGGAGCCATCACGCCAGCCTGATAAAACTGCTTGGCGCATCCATCTCCGGCAATCACGTCTACCTCGTCTACGAGTATGTAAACGGGGTCAGCCTCGCGGATTGCTTACGGAACCCTAAAAACCCAAATTTCACGGTCCTCTCCAACTGGATGTCGCGAATGCAGGTGGCCATCGATATCGCCAAAGGGCTCGATTACATCCACAACTCATTTGAGTTGAACCAGAATTTCGTCCACAACCATATCAAGAGTACCAGCGTGATCGTCACGGATCAACCCTCGATTCATGCGAGGTTCTGTCATTTCGGCACGGCAGAACTCTGCGGAGAGATCCCCGAGTATACAGAGATGCCGAAATCCTCGTCGTCGTTTTTGTCGAGATTGAAGAGAGCAGGCAGCCAGAGCATGAGATTCGAAGGGACGAGAGGTTACATGTCGCCGGAATTTCGGGCGACCGGGATCGGAACTCAGAAATCCGACGTCTTTGCCTTTGGGGTTGTACTCTTGGAACTATTATCGGGAGAGGAGCCCTTGAGGTACAGATTGGATGgggagaagaaggattacagAAGAGTCTCGCTGATCGAGACGGCCAGGGAAgcgatggaggaggaggagggaaaGGGTGAGGAGGAAGGTGAAGGTGGAGGGAGAGGGTCTGGGTGGTTGAGGACATGGGTGGACCGGAGGTTGAAGGACTCGTTTCCGGTCGAGGTGGTGGAGAATATGACACGTGTAGCGCTAGATTGTGTTGACGTGGATCCAGAAAGGAGGCCTAGCATGCGTGACGTGGGGGGGAAGATCTCGAAACTCTATTTGAAGTCGGAGAGGTGGTCCAAATCCATGGGTGGTCTTCCTACGGACATCACCGTTTCTCTGGCCCCTCGATAA
- the LOC122086386 gene encoding uncharacterized protein LOC122086386, translating into MYGNGQQSFVPEMMPDSRGDNSITPSERSNTLMCKLVQVEGDGSFLPASEDDIIEVEHLFAEPKNDKVLADDILCFNTDVPDKYLENEDFPCTVDHDHMRSNSGTLDSNTTREVKDESKFEFLDGVLNGADGDGDLHITDGLSPMCDDYLLDADFAEEVSDLDYGSWGGSCLGDIGLQSHSSELRGRNSHTYELAELSIPTFSVPESLSNPNAMSLDKMSIYELHKTFSSTFGRETSVSDKEWLKHRISLGLQNLVEFENGSNLLEYGVQTNENEGDMFTLCNNSSGQMHQRSMIGHGSKIRSLGRSVERENLASESAKVGVDLLDLGDREGLVLRRKRVRKPTRRYIEESSALKARYYTGKLETPTTSSRNKFLHVKSHNQHHRKGFGAMPLVCRQDYLNGSGIQVPFGLRVRKGRLKKNKSISGYDSENNKEDKDPSGNSDTEPSAVSQDEMSDECVTTIKTGKVGMRRKHHRLWTLSEVMKLIDGVSRYGVGRWTEIKRLLFSASAYRTSVDLKDKWRNLLRASCAQLHSKREVEQGRKNASQPIPQSVLRRVSELAIIYPYPRQRKAKLLCATPIAAPITATPESGTPVSRCGRIVHRKSMS; encoded by the exons ATGTATGGAAATGGGCAACAAAGTTTTGTGCCGGAGATGATGCCAGATTCTAGAGGAGACAATTCCATTACTCCAAGTGAAAGGTCAAACACTTTGATGTGCAAACTTGTTCAG GTCGAGGGAGATGGATCCTTTCTTCCTGCTTCAGAAGATGATATAATAGAAGTTGAGCATTTATTTGCAGAACCAAAGAACGATAAGGTTCTAGCAGATGACATTTTATGTTTCAACACAGATGTTCCGGATAAGTACCTAGAAAATGAAGATTTCCCGTGCACTGTTGACCATGATCATATGCGAAGTAATAGTG GTACACTGGATTCTAATACTACACGAGAAGTAAAGGATGAATCAAAATTTGAA TTTCTCGATGGAGTGTTGAATGGAGCTGATGGAGATGGGGATCTTCATATAACAGATGGTTTGTCTCCCATGTGTGATGATTATCTATTGG ATGCTGATTTTGCTGAAGAAGTTTCTGATTTGGATTATGGTTCATGGGGAGGATCTTGTTTGGGAGACATTGGGTTGCAAAGTCACTCCTCTGAATTGAGGGGGAGGAATAGCCATACTTATGAGTTAGCAGAATTGTCAATTCCAACTTTTTCAGTTCCTGAATCTTTATCAAATCCAAATGCTATGTCACTCGATAAGATGAGCATTTATGAACTACACAAGACATTTAGTAGCACGTTTGGACGTGAGACATCGGTTTCAGACAAGGAGTGGCTTAAGCATCGTATCTCACTTGGTTTACAGAACCTAGTTGAGTTTGAAAATGGTTCGAACTTACTGGAATATGGAGTGCAGACGAATGAGAATGAAGGTGACATGTTCACCTTGTGTAACAATTCTTCTGGACAAATGCATCAGCGTTCCATGATTGGTCATGGAAGCAAGATTAGATCACTAGGCAGAAGTGTGGAAAGGGAAAACCTTGCTTCTGAGTCTGCCAAGGTTGGAGTTGATCTATTGGATTTGGGAGATAGAGAAGGTTTGGTTCTAAGAAGGAAGAGAGTGCGCAAGCCTACACGGAGGTATATTGAAGAGTCATCGGCTTTGAAAGCAAGATATTATACAGGAAAACTGGAAACTCCTACAACTAGTTCAAGGAATAAGtttttgcatgttaaatctCACAATCAGCATCATCGGAAGGGATTTGGTGCAATGCCTTTGGTTTGCAGGCAGGACTATCTTAATGGATCTGGTATTCAGGTGCCATTTGGTCTTCGTGTACGGAAAGGGCgcttgaagaaaaataaatccatTTCG GGTTATGACTCTGAGAATAACAAGGAAGACAAAGATCCTAGTGGAAATTCTGATACTGAACCTTCTGCTGTCTCGCAAGACGAGATGTCAGATGAGTGTGTGACAACAATTAAAACTGGGAAAGTTGGGATGAGACGGAAACATCACAGGTTGTGGACTCTTTCTGAAGTAATGAAGTTGATTGATGGTGTTTCTCGATATGGAGTTGGAAGATGGACTGAAATAAAGCGGCTTTTGTTCTCGGCATCGGCTTATCGAACATCTGTTGATCTGAAG GACAAATGGCGGAATCTGTTAAGGGCCAGTTGTGCACAGTTGCATAGCAAGAGAGAG GTTGAACAGGGACGGAAAAATGCATCGCAGCCTATACCACAATCTGTACTACGACGTGTAAGCGAACTGGCCATTATCTATCCATACCCGAGGCAGCGCAAGGCCAAGCTATTATGTGCTACCCCCATTGCTGCTCCCATTACTGCTACTCCCGAGAGTGGCACCCCTGTAAGCCGCTGTGGAAGAATTGTACACAGGAAAAGTATGTCTTAA
- the LOC122086387 gene encoding uncharacterized protein LOC122086387, whose product MATRLFQRRIFTFFSRKQSHTLNGPSLHHLPSTTVLLNDGTVMLDRRRIIHSESEHKDEDIDEPRSHTSDTDSSTAKYAVLSNLKSSTRHDLAMIFTCKVCETRSVKTVCRESYEKGVVLARCGGCNNLHLIADRLGWFGEPGSIEDLLAARGEEIKKGSLDDTLNLTFEDLAGTRSTE is encoded by the exons ATGGCGACTCGGCTCTTCCAAAGGCGAATCTTCACCTTCTTTAGCCGAAAGCAATCTCATACACTTAATG GACCCTCATTGCATCATCTTCCCTCAACAACTGTTCTGCTGAACGATGGCACGGTGATGTTAGATAGGAGAAGAATCATCCACTCAGAGTCGGAGCATAAAGATGAGGACATCGACGAGCCTCGTTCCCACACTTCTGATACTGACAGTTCTACTGCGAAGTACGCAGTCTTATCTAACCTGAAATCATCGACGCGACACGACCTAGCCATGATATTTACCTGCAAGGTCTGCGAAACAAGGTCTGTAAAGACGGTTTGTCGAGAATCATATGAGAAGGGTGTGGTGTTGGCGCGTTGCGGAGGTTGTAACAACCTACACCTGATTGCAGACCGGCTTGGGTGGTTTGGAGAACCAGGGAGCATCGAGGACCTGTTGGCTGCTCGTGGGGAAGAAATCAAGAAAGGCTCTCTTGATGATACTCTAAATCTAACTTTTGAAGATTTGGCTGGAACGAGATCTACCGAGTAG